The nucleotide window ACTGATCATTGCTTTTAAGGAATACAGCATCATCAAGACAATCTCAGAAGCACCATGGGTCGGCTTGATGCAGTTTAAGGAATTCCTGCAGGATGAGAATTTCTGGATCGTCCTGAAAAACACTCTCGGAATCAGCTTGATTAAATTAATCATCGGTTTCCCGCTTCCAATCATTTTTGCACTTTTGCTTAATGAACTTACATCAATGAAGCTTAAGAAAGCGGTTCAAACGATTTCTTACTTACCGCACTTCATTTCATGGGTTGTACTTGGAGGGATTTTGACAACATGGCTGGCAGATATCGGTGTCTTAAATGATATTTTGCTAGGTTTAGGGTTGATCAGTGAACGTACGAATTTCCTTGCTTCACCTGATAACTTCTGGGCAATCGTCATTCTCTCGGATATATGGAAAGAACTTGGATGGTCAGCAATCATTTATCTTGCAGCAATTGCTGGTGTTTCACCAGAGCTTTACGAGTCATCAACGATTGACGGAGCCAATCGCTTCCAAAAGATGTGGCATGTCACATTGCCGTCAATACGCCCGACAATCACAATTCTTTTCATCCTTGCTGTAAGCGGTGTCTTGAATTCAAACTTCGACCAGATCTTGATTCTGCGTAACTCGTTGAATGAAAGCGCAAGTAATGTAATTGATATTTACGTCTATCAGATGGGTCTGCAAAATGCCCGCTACTCATATGCAACAGCAGTCGGTTTATTGAAAGCAATCATTGCCTTTATCCTTCTCCTGTCTGCTAACAAGATTGTCAAGAAACTGAATGGAACATCTTTATTCTAAGGGGGTGAGGTTGTGTTTAAACTTTTTAAACGGAACCGGCGAACAACAAGTGAATACATCTTTGACAATATTAACATTCTCATCATGCTCTTTATATGTGCTATAACGATCTACCCAATCTGGTATGTTCTCGTCAATTCACTGAATGACGGTGTTGATGCAATGAGAGGCGGAATTTACTGGTGGCCGCGAGAGTTTACTTTTGAAAACTACAAGGCTGTTTTTCAAACTCCGGGTATTGTCACTTCATTTGGCGTGACAATTGCCAAAACGGTCATCGGAACAATCACTCATGTATTTTTTACAGCGATGGTGGCTTATGCCATCTCAAGACGCGATCTTTACGGCAGGAACTTCTACATGCTTGTCGGTGTCATCACCATGTTT belongs to Mesobacillus subterraneus and includes:
- a CDS encoding ABC transporter permease; translation: MVEPTKKEKYKKIKKTIISQKYLQGMTLLGVVWMFIFNYIPMYGLIIAFKEYSIIKTISEAPWVGLMQFKEFLQDENFWIVLKNTLGISLIKLIIGFPLPIIFALLLNELTSMKLKKAVQTISYLPHFISWVVLGGILTTWLADIGVLNDILLGLGLISERTNFLASPDNFWAIVILSDIWKELGWSAIIYLAAIAGVSPELYESSTIDGANRFQKMWHVTLPSIRPTITILFILAVSGVLNSNFDQILILRNSLNESASNVIDIYVYQMGLQNARYSYATAVGLLKAIIAFILLLSANKIVKKLNGTSLF